The Puntigrus tetrazona isolate hp1 unplaced genomic scaffold, ASM1883169v1 S000000003, whole genome shotgun sequence genome contains a region encoding:
- the LOC122331862 gene encoding NLR family CARD domain-containing protein 3-like produces MKSDCSMIEPMKFKSEDLQPGLSHEVLDTFRSNLQNKFEFLCAGTAMQRNPTLLNEIYTELYITESERGEINNEHEVRQIEKQSRREATEDTAIKCRDIFRPLPGQDKDIRTVLTKGVAGIGKTVSVQKFMLDWAEGKENQDIQLIFPLPFREINLMKSRTLSLLDLLHIFFPETKEMEISSDEYKVLFIFDGLDECHLSLDFKSKVNLCNISESASVDVLLVNLIVGNLLPSAFIWISSRPAAADLVPSECIHRSDRGNAGFNEPQKEEYFRKRISDQSLGDRIISHLKSSRSLFIMCHIPVFCWISATVLEKILSRAETGEIPKTLTQMYTNFLILQTNIKHEKDYEKNVTDEDMILKLGKLAFQQLVKGNLIFYDKDLKECDIDVTEASIYSGLCTQIFREELGLFQGKVFCFVHLSLQELLAALYVHLSFTNKKRNVFDQTKHSLLSKIFYQNKYNSLSELHQRAVNEALKSKNGHLDLFLRFLLGLSVESSQTLLRKLLTQTGSCSYNKEKTIQFLKQKIRKNLGSSEKSINLFHCLNELGNDSLMQEIQDYLKSGEIRETKLSSSQWSTLVYVLLTSEQKMDVFDLKQFIGTQTKGDKVVQYLLPVVKESRSVRLCGCKLTAQSCGRLSSVSQSSNSNILRELDLSNNDLQDSGVKLLSEGLKSPNCHLEILSPAGTSCRCDRSPDEECCQAIVVFLMSLFLCSGVSFFTLDPNTAHTRLILSEENREVTNHFESQRYRNHPDRFDVYRQVLCRQRVCGRCYWETEWSGRVSISVSYKNISRKGPGEECLFGANDQSWTLFCYPERYFFRHNKIVTHLPVKPIIIIRRRTGKYDNDIYRVGVYVDESAGTLSFFSVSDTMRLIHTVQTTFTQTLCPGYWVYFGSTVKLC; encoded by the exons atgaagagtgACTGCTCTATGATTGAGCCAATGAAGTTTAAGAGTGAAGATTTACAGCCTGGACTCAG TCATGAAGTCCTCGACACATTTAGATCAAATCTGCAGAATAAGTTTGAGTTTCTGTGTGCGGGAACAGCGATGCAGAGAAACCCAACACTGCTGAATgagatctacacagagctctacatcacagagagtgagagaggagagatcaaTAATGAGCATGAGGTGAGGCAGATTGAGAAACAATCCAGGAGAGAAGCAACAGAGGACACAGCCATCAAATGCAGAGACATCTTCAGACCTTTACCTGGACAAGACAAAGACATCAGAACTGTGCTGACAAAGggagtcgctggcattggaaaaactgtctctgtgcagaagttcatgcTGGACTGGGCCGAAGGGAAAGAGAATCAGGACATCCAGCTcatatttccacttcctttcagagaaatcaacTTGATGAAGAGCAGAACACTCAGTCTTTTAGATCTTCTTCATATCTTCTTCCCTGAaactaaagaaatggaaatatccagtgatgaatataaagtgttgttcatctttgatggtctggacgaGTGTCATCTGTCTCTGGACTTTAAGAGTAAAGTGAATCTGTGTAATATATCTGAGTCAGCCTCCGTGGATGTGCTGCTGGTGAACCTGATTGTGGGGaatctgcttccctctgctTTCATCTGGATctcctccagaccagcagcagctgatctcGTCCCCTCTGAGTGCATCCATCGGAGTGACAGAGGTAATGCAGGCTTCAATGAACCCCAGAAGGAGGAATACTTCAGGAAGAGGATCAGTGATCAGAGTCTTGGCGATAGGATCATCTCACACCTGAAGTCCTCCAGGAGTCTCttcatcatgtgtcacatcccagtcttctgctggatctcagccactGTTCTTGAGAAGATCTTGAGTCGAGCAGAGACTGGAGAGATTCCCAAGActctcactcaaatgtacacaaacttcctgatccttcagaccaacatcaaacatgagaaGGACTATGAGAAGAACGTGACAGATGAAGACATGATCCTCAAACTGGGGAAACTGGCTTTTCAGCAGCTTGTGAAAGGAAACCTGATCTTCTATGATAAAGACCTGAAAGAGTGTGACATTGATGTGACAGAAGCATCAATTTATTCAGGACtgtgcactcagatcttcagagaggagcTGGGCTTGTTTCAGGGGAAAGTCTTCTGCTTCGTTCATCTGAGCCTTCAGGAACTTCTAGCAGCTCTATATGTTCATCTGTCTTTTACAAACAAGAAGAGAAATGTTTTCGACCAAACCAAACACAGTTTGTTGTCCaagatattttaccagaataaatataattcactCTCTGAGCTGCATCAGAGAGCTGTGAACGAGGCTCTAAAGAGTAAGAATGGACACCTGGATCTTTTCCTGAGGTTTCTTCTGGGTCTCTCAGTGGAGTCTAGTCAGACTCTCTTAAGAAAACTACTgacacagacaggaagctgctcctacaacaaagagaaaacaattcAGTTCCTCAAACAGAAGATAAGGAAAAATCTGGGAAGTTCAGAGAAATCCATCAACCTGTttcactgtctgaatgaactgggTAATGATTCACTGATGCAGGAAATTCAGGATTATCTGAAATCTGGAGAAATAAGAGAAACCAAACTCTCCTCTTCACAGTGGTCAACTTTGGTTTATGTGTTGCTGACATCAGAGCAGAAGATGGATGTTTTTGATCTAAAACAGTTTATTGGAACACAAACAAAAGGTGATAAAGTTGTTCAGTATCTGTTACCTGTGGTTAAAGAATCCAGATCAGTTCG GCTATGTGGATGCAAACTCACTGCTCAGTCTTGTGGACgtttgtcttcagtttcacaatcctcaaactcaaacatcctgagagagctggacctgagtaacaatgacctgcaggattctggagtgaagctgctctctgaaggactgaagagtccaaactgtcatctggagattctgag CCCAGCCGGAACAAGTTGCAGGTGTGACCGATCTCCTGATGAAGAGTGCTGCCAG gcgattgttgtgtttttaatgtctctgtttttgtgttcagGGGTCAgttttttcacactggatccaaacacagcacacactcgtctcattctgtctgaggagaacagagaaGTCACAAATCATTTTGAGTCTCAAAGGTACCGtaatcatccagacagatttgatgtgTATcgtcaggtgttgtgtagacagagagtgtgtggacgctgttactgggagactgagtggagTGGACGTGTGtctatatcagtgtcatataagaacatcagcaggaagggacCGGGTGAAGAGTGTTTGTTTGGAgctaatgatcagtcctggactTTGTTCTGCTATCCTGAGAGATACTTTTTTAGACACAATAAGATAGTGACTCATCTCCCTGTGAagcccatcatcatcatcagaagaAGAACAGGAAAGTATGATAATGATATCTACAGAGTAGGAGTTtatgtggatgagagcgcaggaactctgtccttcttcagcgtctctgacacaatgagactcatccacacagtccagaccacattcactcagacacttTGTCCTGGGTATTGGGTCTATTTTGGATCAacagtgaaactgtgttga